The Phyllostomus discolor isolate MPI-MPIP mPhyDis1 chromosome 4, mPhyDis1.pri.v3, whole genome shotgun sequence genome window below encodes:
- the COQ3 gene encoding ubiquinone biosynthesis O-methyltransferase, mitochondrial isoform X1, whose amino-acid sequence MWGTRKLSSSGSLFLGVFKSGCQGTQADCSRLTTSAVYLPNQFSWTQQLKPWVFSEYRIMWFKSYRMNFACLNTMKSYRYPWTRPYSTSRTTVDSSEVKTFLALAHKWWDEQGVYAPLHSMNDLRVPFIRDNLLKTIANHQPGKPLSGMKILDVGCGGGLLTEPLGRLGASVIGIDPVDENIETAQHHKSFDPVLDKRVEYRACSLEEIVEETAETFDAVVASEVVEHVIDLETFIQCCCQVLKPGGSLFITTINKTQLSYALGIVFSEQIAGIVPKGTHTWEKFVSPENLESILESNGLSVQTVVGMIYNPFSGYWHWSENTSLNYAAHAVKQEHPVPAGFVVKGETEDRQADTSTSPAVHDELKK is encoded by the exons tttatttaccAAATCAGTTCAGCTGGACTCAACAACTTAAACCATGGGTTTTCAGTGAATACAGAATTATGTGGTTCAAATCCTATAGAATGAATTTTGCCTGCTTGAATACAATGAAAAGTTACAG ATACCCTTGGACAAGACCATACAGTACTTCTCGAACCACCGTAGATAGCAGTGAGGTAAAAACCTTCCTGGCCCTGGCTCACAAATGGTGGGATGAGCAAGGAGTATATGCACCTCTTCATTCTATGAATGACCTGAGGGTGCCATTTATTAG agacaatcttttaaaaacaattgctAATCACCAGCCAGGAAAACCTTTGTCTGGGATGAAGATTCTTGATGTTGGCTGTGGTGGTGGATTGTTAACTGAA CCTCTAGGGCGGCTTGGGGCTTCAGTTATTGGAATTGATCCTGTGGATGAGAACATTGAGACAGCACAGCACCATAAGTCATTTGATCCAGTTCTGGATAAGAGGGTAGAGTACAGAGCGTGTTCCCTAGAAGAGATTGTGGAAGAGACTGCAGAAACGTTCGATGCTGTTGTAGCTTCTGAAGTTGTAGAGCATGTGATTGATCTGGAAACTTTTATACAGTGCTGCTGTCAAGTGTTAAAA CCTGGCGGTTCTTTATTCATCACTACAATCAACAAAACACAGCTGTCCTATGCCTTGGGAATTGTTTTTTCAGAGCAGATTGCAGGCATTGTACCAAAAGGTACTCATACCTGGGAGAAGTTTGTTTCACCCGAAAATCTAGAGAGCATTCTGGAATCAA ATGGTCTGTCAGTTCAAACTGTGGTGGGAATGATCTACAACCCCTTCTCAGGTTATTGGCATTGGAGTGAAAATACCAGCCTTAACTATGCAGCTCATGCCGTGAAACAGGAGCACCCAGTGCCTGCTGGGTTTGTTgtaaagggagaaacagaagaccGCCAAGCTGACACCTCCACCAGCCCAGCTGTACATGACGAGCTGAAGAAATGA
- the COQ3 gene encoding ubiquinone biosynthesis O-methyltransferase, mitochondrial isoform X2 — MQLPFDTTIPGILSTVYLPNQFSWTQQLKPWVFSEYRIMWFKSYRMNFACLNTMKSYRYPWTRPYSTSRTTVDSSEVKTFLALAHKWWDEQGVYAPLHSMNDLRVPFIRDNLLKTIANHQPGKPLSGMKILDVGCGGGLLTEPLGRLGASVIGIDPVDENIETAQHHKSFDPVLDKRVEYRACSLEEIVEETAETFDAVVASEVVEHVIDLETFIQCCCQVLKPGGSLFITTINKTQLSYALGIVFSEQIAGIVPKGTHTWEKFVSPENLESILESNGLSVQTVVGMIYNPFSGYWHWSENTSLNYAAHAVKQEHPVPAGFVVKGETEDRQADTSTSPAVHDELKK; from the exons tttatttaccAAATCAGTTCAGCTGGACTCAACAACTTAAACCATGGGTTTTCAGTGAATACAGAATTATGTGGTTCAAATCCTATAGAATGAATTTTGCCTGCTTGAATACAATGAAAAGTTACAG ATACCCTTGGACAAGACCATACAGTACTTCTCGAACCACCGTAGATAGCAGTGAGGTAAAAACCTTCCTGGCCCTGGCTCACAAATGGTGGGATGAGCAAGGAGTATATGCACCTCTTCATTCTATGAATGACCTGAGGGTGCCATTTATTAG agacaatcttttaaaaacaattgctAATCACCAGCCAGGAAAACCTTTGTCTGGGATGAAGATTCTTGATGTTGGCTGTGGTGGTGGATTGTTAACTGAA CCTCTAGGGCGGCTTGGGGCTTCAGTTATTGGAATTGATCCTGTGGATGAGAACATTGAGACAGCACAGCACCATAAGTCATTTGATCCAGTTCTGGATAAGAGGGTAGAGTACAGAGCGTGTTCCCTAGAAGAGATTGTGGAAGAGACTGCAGAAACGTTCGATGCTGTTGTAGCTTCTGAAGTTGTAGAGCATGTGATTGATCTGGAAACTTTTATACAGTGCTGCTGTCAAGTGTTAAAA CCTGGCGGTTCTTTATTCATCACTACAATCAACAAAACACAGCTGTCCTATGCCTTGGGAATTGTTTTTTCAGAGCAGATTGCAGGCATTGTACCAAAAGGTACTCATACCTGGGAGAAGTTTGTTTCACCCGAAAATCTAGAGAGCATTCTGGAATCAA ATGGTCTGTCAGTTCAAACTGTGGTGGGAATGATCTACAACCCCTTCTCAGGTTATTGGCATTGGAGTGAAAATACCAGCCTTAACTATGCAGCTCATGCCGTGAAACAGGAGCACCCAGTGCCTGCTGGGTTTGTTgtaaagggagaaacagaagaccGCCAAGCTGACACCTCCACCAGCCCAGCTGTACATGACGAGCTGAAGAAATGA